The genomic window ACTTGACATCCAAGAAACCATCCACCATTTTCAATATTTTGCCACGAAATGTCGCTGAACCACAGAGACGAATGTGTCCAATAAAAGTAATGTAATACATTAGGCCGGCAACACGGGGAGCACCGGGAACACATTGGACATTAACCTTGACAATCTTACGAGGCTCACTTTCCACCCCCTAGATAgtattaacaagaataaaaataatgattAGTGAATGAGATTATAGACATAAAAAAAACTCAATAAAGCAAAAACCATCATAGACACAACATTTAAGGAATTGAAGATGTCCAAGCATGCCCTAGCCAAACGAAACAAAAGTCGCTCGCGAGACTCATTTACTATCTCATAGGGTCGAATTCCGCCAGGTATTGAAGGCCCATCCTCCGGAGCATCGAATCCCTGTAAACAAGAGTTAAATTATGATatgatattaaaaagaaaaaaaataaagcgtGTGGTTTTAAAGCACCTCACTGCTGTAATCTTCAGAAGAAGTTACTTTCACCGTTTTATTCGGTTTATCATCTACATCATCCCTACCTCTTTGATCTCCGGCAGAAGCCATATCTCTCTCTAACTGTCAACCTGATTTCAGAAGAGAAGTTGACTgagtgttagaaacaagagactaaactgaaGAAAAGATTTGtatattattgattttgttgtAGTTATTTATTTAGGTTGTCTAGAATGATATAATATAAAAGAGTATTTATAGGTATTAAGAGAAttataataataaagacgtatctcttataataaatatttagatatactaaataatactaattgatcctaattggtTCTAATTATATTCATTTCAATTTAATGatacaaaaaaatcaaaatcacaCATCTGATTCTGGTGAATTGGGGttagggtttttaattttttttattgtttactGGTGCCTTCAACGTTGAATTCACGGAGGTAAGTGTAGTTTATTGGGCTTATACGTTGGGCTTTTTATTGGGCTGCTTGTTGGGTTTATTTCATGATTTTTACTACTAGGTAGATGTTCTTGTAGTTGTAGGTTTATAATTGGCTCTCTTAGTCAAATATTTATTCCGCttcattttattaaatatttatagcATCAACAAAAATTTGGTATATTCTTATATTAATGTATCCTTGATATAGTATTTAATTTTCCCTCCAATagttaaaagaaaaatagtaatataaatataaattcagTGGAGAGAAAAATGATTAATAACCCTTGTAGGAGTATATTAAGTTCTTAAGAAACCTGAAAACctgatccaaagatgaaaataatcttgtgtttttcttttatgcttgcaataatcaaagatccaatgaATCTACCTTAAAAAGATGGATCTCTTtagggagacaatggactatttgtacaatgtactattgagttacaaaatgaacatc from Arachis ipaensis cultivar K30076 chromosome B09, Araip1.1, whole genome shotgun sequence includes these protein-coding regions:
- the LOC107619388 gene encoding uncharacterized protein LOC107619388 isoform X8; this encodes MASAGDQRGRDDVDDKPNKTVKVTSSEDYSSEGFDAPEDGPSIPGGIRPYEIVNESRERLLFRLARACLDIFNSLNGVESEPRKIVKVNVQCVPGAPRVAGLMYYITFIGHIRLCGSATFRGKILKMVDGFLDVKFCDMVLEEESGTSQEAGTSQV